A part of Streptomyces sp. NBC_01451 genomic DNA contains:
- a CDS encoding DUF3263 domain-containing protein: MDGQQLGRREQDILALERRGFAGPGAKERAIREELGLAPVRYYQLLNALLDDERALACDPVTVNRLRRVREVRRGER; encoded by the coding sequence ATGGACGGACAGCAGCTGGGGCGACGGGAACAGGACATTCTCGCGCTGGAGCGCCGGGGGTTCGCGGGGCCGGGTGCGAAGGAACGGGCGATCCGTGAGGAGCTGGGGTTGGCGCCGGTGCGCTACTACCAGCTGCTCAACGCGCTGCTGGACGACGAGCGGGCGCTGGCGTGCGACCCGGTGACGGTGAACAGGCTGCGGAGGGTGCGGGAGGTCCGGCGGGGCGAGCGATAG
- a CDS encoding alpha,alpha-trehalose-phosphate synthase (UDP-forming), which produces MASTHGVQSGPGGYRVLVASNRGPVTYEVREDGSLHARRGGGGLVSGLSAIGSDADSLWVCSALGDGDREAVRRGEAEAGVRMLDIPADVHADAYNGIANSVLWFVNHMLYQTPLEPVFDAEFRRQWASYEAYNRAFAQALAAEAAEGASVVVQDYHLCLVPGMLRSLRPDLRIGHFSHTPWAPADYFRMLPYDISEQLLRGMLGADRLGFLTRRWADAFTACCTDLVGGVGDTRIGVHGLGADADFLRGRAHQPDVEERMAALREEIGGSDRKTIVRVDRTELSKNIVRGLLAYRQLLEDRPEWRERVVHVAFAYPSRQDLAVYRDYTAEVQRVADDINKTYGTATWTPVVLHVKDDFARSLAAYRLADVALVNPIRDGMNLVAKEIPVVSDEGCALVLSREAGAYEELGEDAIVVNPYDVTQTARALEEALNMGAGERAERTKRLAAAATALPPAQWFLDQLNALSD; this is translated from the coding sequence ATGGCTTCGACGCATGGTGTGCAGAGTGGTCCGGGCGGATACCGAGTGCTGGTCGCGTCCAACCGCGGCCCGGTCACGTACGAGGTCCGTGAGGACGGCTCGCTGCACGCCCGGCGCGGCGGTGGCGGGCTGGTCTCCGGTCTGTCGGCGATCGGGTCGGACGCGGACTCCCTGTGGGTCTGCTCCGCCCTCGGCGACGGCGACCGCGAGGCCGTCCGGCGCGGGGAGGCCGAGGCGGGCGTACGGATGCTCGACATCCCGGCCGACGTGCACGCCGACGCGTACAACGGCATCGCGAACTCCGTGCTGTGGTTCGTGAACCACATGCTGTACCAGACCCCGCTGGAGCCGGTCTTCGACGCGGAGTTCCGGCGCCAGTGGGCGTCGTACGAGGCCTACAACCGCGCGTTCGCCCAGGCGCTGGCGGCGGAGGCGGCCGAGGGCGCGTCGGTGGTGGTCCAGGACTACCACCTGTGCCTGGTCCCCGGGATGCTCCGCTCCCTCCGCCCCGACCTCCGCATCGGCCACTTCTCGCACACACCGTGGGCACCGGCGGACTACTTCCGGATGCTGCCGTACGACATCTCCGAGCAGCTCCTGCGCGGCATGCTCGGCGCGGACCGCCTCGGTTTCCTCACCCGCAGGTGGGCGGACGCGTTCACCGCCTGCTGCACGGACCTGGTCGGCGGGGTCGGCGACACGCGGATCGGGGTGCACGGGCTGGGCGCGGACGCGGACTTCCTGCGCGGGCGCGCGCACCAGCCGGACGTCGAGGAGCGGATGGCCGCCCTGCGCGAGGAGATCGGCGGCAGCGACCGCAAGACGATCGTGCGGGTGGACCGTACCGAGCTGTCGAAGAACATCGTGCGGGGCCTGCTGGCCTACCGGCAGCTGCTGGAGGACCGCCCGGAGTGGCGGGAGCGGGTCGTGCACGTCGCGTTCGCCTACCCCTCCCGGCAGGACCTCGCCGTCTACCGCGACTACACGGCCGAGGTCCAGCGGGTGGCGGACGACATCAACAAGACGTACGGAACAGCGACCTGGACCCCGGTCGTCCTCCACGTCAAGGACGACTTCGCCCGCTCCCTGGCCGCCTACCGCCTCGCCGACGTGGCCCTCGTCAACCCCATCCGCGACGGCATGAACCTCGTCGCCAAGGAGATCCCGGTGGTCTCCGACGAGGGGTGCGCGCTGGTGCTGTCGCGGGAGGCGGGGGCGTACGAGGAGCTGGGCGAGGACGCGATCGTGGTGAACCCGTACGACGTGACGCAGACGGCGCGGGCGCTGGAGGAGGCGCTGAACATGGGGGCCGGCGAACGGGCGGAGCGCACGAAGCGGCTGGCCGCGGCGGCGACCGCGCTGCCGCCGGCCCAGTGGTTCCTGGACCAGCTGAACGCGCTCAGCGACTGA
- the otsB gene encoding trehalose-phosphatase — translation MDSLPTPVTQAGRDGLDAILARPAGAVVVLDFDGTLAPIVADPEQARAHPDSLPALSALAPLVASVAVLTGRPAGVAVRHGGFAGVPGLEHLVVLGHYGTERWDAVTGTVSAPAPHPGVAAVRAELPGFLERFGAWQGTWIEEKGRALAVHTRRAADPQAAFEALREPLADLATGHGLIVEPGRFVLELRPPGMDKGVALEKYLRETGATSVLYAGDDLGDLPAFAAVEKLRQNGVPGLLVCSGNSTEAVTELAERADLVVDGPAGVVQLLTALGRAVVSR, via the coding sequence ATGGACTCGTTGCCCACGCCCGTGACGCAGGCCGGCCGGGACGGGCTGGATGCCATCCTTGCCCGGCCCGCCGGCGCCGTCGTCGTCCTCGACTTCGACGGGACCCTCGCTCCGATCGTCGCCGACCCCGAGCAGGCCCGCGCCCACCCCGACAGCCTCCCCGCACTCTCCGCCCTCGCCCCTCTCGTCGCATCCGTCGCCGTCCTCACCGGCCGCCCCGCCGGTGTCGCCGTCCGGCACGGCGGTTTCGCCGGAGTGCCCGGTCTGGAGCACCTCGTCGTCCTGGGCCACTACGGCACCGAACGCTGGGACGCCGTGACCGGCACGGTCAGCGCCCCCGCCCCGCACCCCGGCGTCGCCGCCGTCCGCGCCGAACTCCCCGGGTTCCTCGAACGGTTCGGTGCCTGGCAGGGCACCTGGATCGAGGAGAAGGGCCGGGCCCTCGCCGTGCACACCCGGCGCGCGGCGGACCCGCAGGCCGCGTTCGAGGCCCTGCGCGAGCCCCTCGCCGACCTGGCGACCGGACACGGTCTGATCGTCGAACCCGGGCGCTTCGTGCTGGAGCTGCGCCCGCCCGGCATGGACAAGGGCGTCGCCCTGGAGAAGTACCTCCGCGAGACCGGCGCCACCTCGGTCCTCTACGCCGGCGACGACCTCGGCGACCTCCCGGCGTTCGCGGCGGTGGAGAAGCTCCGCCAGAACGGCGTCCCGGGCCTGCTGGTGTGCAGCGGCAACAGCACCGAGGCGGTGACGGAACTGGCGGAACGCGCCGACCTGGTCGTCGACGGCCCCGCAGGTGTCGTACAGCTGCTGACGGCCCTCGGCCGGGCGGTCGTCAGTCGCTGA